The genomic stretch CGCATATCACCACTCCGTATCCAGTATCTGCCGCTTGCCAAGGCCGGGCACAGCCGGAGCAGCGTCATTATTCATTTCGATTTCAATTGCCAGATTTGCCTCTGCTACAACAGGCATGGATGCAAGCGCATCATGCGCACGCCTGCCAGACTCTGCACTTCCACAAACACGCACAAAAAGAGTGTCCTTGCTCAAAGCGACTGCGAAATCAGCAAGGCCCGAAATAGGGTAAAGCGTTTCGTTTAAATCGGCCAGCCTAAGACGATTGGAACCAACCGGAACGCCATCAGATATCCGGCTTACATGCGGATCAAGTCGACGCATGGGACTCCCACAAACGCATTGATCAGGCAGGATTCTTCCGCTGTCTCCTGTACGGTAGCGGATGAGCGGCATACCCCGCCGAAGCGGTGTGGATACGACTATCTCCCCAACGTCACCGTCTGGGACAAGCTTTCCCGTATCGGGATCAACAATCTCAAGGTAGACATCGGCCTCACGCAGATGCATGCCGCTTCCCGGCTCACATTCAACCGCCCCGCCAAGGCCTGTTTCAATCATTCCCCAATGGCGGAACACTCGACAGCCAAATATCCGCTCCAAATTCCGCACCACCGCTTCAGGAGCCGCGTCCCAGCATAACAGTACCGACTGGACTCTGCCTTTTGGCATCCCCAGCCGCTCCCACCAGTATGCAATCAGGTTCACATGGGCCGCCGGACCAACGATACAAGATGCATTTTCAGCCATGATTTGATCCAGCGCAGCTTTACCGTCTTCCAGAATGCCATGAGGAACACAGCGCGCTCCGAACCGAGTCAGCGCCTCTGCCAGTAGCATCCCCACCCCTCCGGTCCGCTCTCCGGGCATCAACACAAGGGCGGTCTGGCCGGGGCCAATCATGATGCGCATGCCCCAATCGAAAAAGTTGATGGTGGCTTCCAGGTCGTCCTGCGTATGAAAAACCCGCTTGGGCTTGCCTGTCGTGCCCGAGCTGTGCAGGGTGACAACCCGTGCAATGTCATCCTGCGACACGCACAGGAGTTGCTCAGGATATTCCCGAAGATCGCCTGCCGTCATCATGGGTAATCGCGAAAAGTCTTCGGCTGTCCGAATGGCCTCGACATCAAAACCGGCAAGTGTCCGACCATAAAAGGGGCTGTTGGCGCGAGCGTGCTCAATAACTGCCCGTAGTTGTTCCATCTGCCAACAGCGCACCTCGCCTGACGAGGGGCGGCGACTCCCGCTCCAGCCCATTCGACGGACAAGCCAGTGATCAAGATGAGACTGCGCCATGAGTCTTATTCCTGTAGAGAGTTTCGCCGTCCATGGACGTCAGGTTGTAAGCGCAAAACGGCACCAGCCGCCCGTCGGGCGACACAATGTGAATGCAACATCCTTTCAAGCGCTCGATATCCAGGGTCCAGGCATCCTGAAACGCCATGGCAGAAACAGCCAGCGTATGAGTACCCGCCCGTTCGATGAAGCAATCAAGGGCATCGGGCGCGTCAGCCATGGGCAGCGTTGTTTTCGGAGCGGACCACTGGCGCTTGACGAACGACTTGGCCTTGTCCGCGCCTTCGGATGCAGGTCGCGGAAGGCAACCGCAATCCGTACCGGCGGAGAGCTTTTGCAGGCTGCCGGACTCGGTCACCATGTAATTGGCGTGAAAGGAGCAATGGGAATGCTCACACCCCGGCGGCTGGAAATCCTGAGCTTTAATGGCACCATCTGTCTGATCTTCAAGATGCCGCATGAGTTCCGGCAGTGTCACCCGCTGCTCGTCTGCAGGCGGCTCGGGATAGCGACCGAAATAACTGACGGGTTGAAAGTGCACCCCGCGCACGCCGGGAGACAGCTCGGCAGCCAACCGGATGATGGCTCCGAGATCGTGATCATTGACACCGGGAACAACAGTAGGCACCAGCACCACACCAATTCCCGTTGCCGCCAAAGCATCGATTGCCGCAAGCTTGCTCTCAAACAGCGCCTGCCCCCGCAACGCAGAGTGTATGACGTCATCGGTTCCGTCGAATTGAAGAAACACAGAATCAAGCCCGGCCTCGGCCAGACCGGCGGCATA from Pseudodesulfovibrio profundus encodes the following:
- a CDS encoding DVU_1553 family AMP-dependent CoA ligase, whose translation is MAQSHLDHWLVRRMGWSGSRRPSSGEVRCWQMEQLRAVIEHARANSPFYGRTLAGFDVEAIRTAEDFSRLPMMTAGDLREYPEQLLCVSQDDIARVVTLHSSGTTGKPKRVFHTQDDLEATINFFDWGMRIMIGPGQTALVLMPGERTGGVGMLLAEALTRFGARCVPHGILEDGKAALDQIMAENASCIVGPAAHVNLIAYWWERLGMPKGRVQSVLLCWDAAPEAVVRNLERIFGCRVFRHWGMIETGLGGAVECEPGSGMHLREADVYLEIVDPDTGKLVPDGDVGEIVVSTPLRRGMPLIRYRTGDSGRILPDQCVCGSPMRRLDPHVSRISDGVPVGSNRLRLADLNETLYPISGLADFAVALSKDTLFVRVCGSAESGRRAHDALASMPVVAEANLAIEIEMNNDAAPAVPGLGKRQILDTEW
- the trsS gene encoding radical SAM (seleno)protein TrsS is translated as MSTVPRSLCPVCLRPVSAHHETIGDETFLIKQCLQHGEFRVIVWRGQPDFHQWKRPKVPSMPRQPLTAVDQGCPLDCGLCDAHRQHTCTAVMEVTWRCNFGCPVCFASSGKTAPPDPTQEEIGRLFDRVRDVSGFCNVQLSGGEPTVRDDLFDLIRIGKAKGFPFIQLNTNGLRIAREPDYAAGLAEAGLDSVFLQFDGTDDVIHSALRGQALFESKLAAIDALAATGIGVVLVPTVVPGVNDHDLGAIIRLAAELSPGVRGVHFQPVSYFGRYPEPPADEQRVTLPELMRHLEDQTDGAIKAQDFQPPGCEHSHCSFHANYMVTESGSLQKLSAGTDCGCLPRPASEGADKAKSFVKRQWSAPKTTLPMADAPDALDCFIERAGTHTLAVSAMAFQDAWTLDIERLKGCCIHIVSPDGRLVPFCAYNLTSMDGETLYRNKTHGAVSS